Within the Gemmatimonadaceae bacterium genome, the region GGGCGGTAGTGGGGACGCCGTCCTGCCAGCGCACATCGGTACGCAAGTGGAATGTGTACTCCTTGTGGTCCGCGGAGTGCTCCCAGCTCCGGGCCAGCCGCCCTTGGAGCTCACCTCGCTCGTCCCACGTCGCAAGGCGGAGGAAGAAGAGGAAGTCGAGGTCCGGTCCGGCGTCAGGCAGGACTTCCCGAACGTCCGACACGGCCATGACCACGGTGGAGCCGCGGTCGTAGGCAGGATCGTCTGGGCGACCGCAGGCGATGGGACCAAGGGAGAGAACGAGGGTTGCCGCCAGCCGCCAGAACGGCGTCCCGATCCGCGTCACTCCTAACGTGAGTTTCACCCCCAGGCGGATTGAGTTCAACGCCAATTAGACGTTCACGAGCGTTACTTCGCCCGGTAGCGGGCTTGGCAGCGCCGCGATGACGGCCTGCACGAGTGTCTCGAGATCCTGCATTCGATTGCTCCGCGCGTCCAGCACGAGAATCGCGATGGGTCGGCCCCTTAGGTTCTGCTGATGGCGTAGGCTCTGGTCAAGCGTCAGGAACGCGTCGAACTCCCGCTGGCATGCATCGAGTAATTC harbors:
- a CDS encoding DUF5615 family PIN-like protein — encoded protein: MRVVLDANLPVAFGAFLVGHNVESVHQRGWSDLNGELLDACQREFDAFLTLDQSLRHQQNLRGRPIAILVLDARSNRMQDLETLVQAVIAALPSPLPGEVTLVNV